One segment of Pyricularia oryzae 70-15 chromosome 3, whole genome shotgun sequence DNA contains the following:
- a CDS encoding plasma membrane H+-ATPase yields MAPFKKMFGKRLSQSEPVNTEDPDQDLETGQFISLRGGGSDPAPTTTSQAPASTGAAPAGQENPYMDEYQALVRYIDTYRDPRENQGEEELESEEVKKAPWWAFWRPKGATKSLSDFNTPAEWLNTNISAGLDSLEVERRRKYSGWNELTTEKENMLLKFIGFFQGPILYVMEAAAILAFALRDWIDAGVIVGILLLNAIVGWYQEKQAADVVASLKGDIAMKARVVRNGSEQEIRARELVPGDIVIIEEGHVVPGDARLICDYDNARDGFAQYQAELNAQDITSPRGEKYDSDDEDGTPHVGHAIVAIDQSAITGESLAVDKYMTDTVYYTTGCKRGKAYGIVTHGAQASFVGKTASLVQGAQDQGHFKAIMNSIGSALLVLVVVFILAAWIGGFYRHLAVAYPEDSSVNLLHYVLILLIIGVPVGLPVVTTTTLAVGAAYLAKEKAIVQKLTAIESLAGVDILCSDKTGTLTANQLSVREPFVMEGVDINWMMAVAALASSHNIKSLDPIDKITILTLKRYPKAKEIISEGWTTEKFTPFDPVSKRITSICNYKGVKYTCCKGAPNAVLAISNCTEEQKRLFKEKATEFARRGFRSLAVAVQEADGPWQMLGMLSLFDPPREDTAQTIAEAQALGLSVKMLTGDAIAIAKETCRMLAMGTKVYNSDKLLHSDMAGSAIHDLCERADGFAEVFPEHKYQVVEMLQQRGHLTAMTGDGVNDAPSLKKSDCGIAVEGATEAAQAAADIVFLAPGLGTIVSAIKISRQIFQRMKAYIQYRIALCLHLEIYLVTSMIAINETVRVDLIVFLALFADLATIAVAYDNAHYERRPVEWQLPKIWIISIVLGTLLAIGTWILRGTMWLENGGIIQHYGSIQEILFLQISLTENWLIFVTRGFNTFPSWQLIGAIFGVDILASLFAGFGWFSGGLGEPAIPASLAKNLSENGAVDIVTIVLVWIYSIAVIIVIGIVYYVMTGWKRLDDLGRKKRSAQDTMMENILTHLSKVAVEHEIDGRGGHRYYLATKQIVEEEE; encoded by the exons ATGGCGCCTTTCAAGAAGATGTTTGGCAAGAGACTATCACAGTCTGAGCCAGTAAACACCGAGGACCCTGACCAGGATCTGGAAACCGGTCAGTTCATCAGCCTCCGTGGAGGCGGCAGCGACCCTGCCCCTACTACAACCTCGCAGGCGCCCGCCTCCACCGGCGCCGCACCAGCCGGCCAGGAGAACCCCTACATGGACGAGTACCAAGC ACTTGTCCGCTACATCGACACCTACCGGGATCCTCGCGAGAACCAGggcgaggaggagctcgagaGCGAAGAGGTGAAGAAGGCCCCATGGTGGGCTTTCTGGAGGCCCAAGGGCGCTACCAAGAGCCTTTCGGACTTCAACACCCCCGCCGAGTGGCTCAACACCAACATCTCGGCCGGTCTTGACTCCCTCGAGGTCGAGAGGAGACGCAAGTACTCGGGATGGAACGAGCTTACCACCGAGAAGGAGAACATGCTTCTCAAGTTCATCGGTTTCTTCCAGGGTCCCATTCTTTACG TCATGGAGGCTGCTGCCATCTTGGCCTTTGCTCTCCGCGACTGGATTGACGCCGGTGTCATCGTCGGTATCCTTTTGCTTAACGCCATCGTCGGTTGGTACCAGGAGAAGCAAGCCGCCGATGTCGTCGCCTCGCTCAAGGGTGACATTGCCATGAAGGCCCGCGTCGTCCGTAACGGCAGTGAACAGGAGATCCGCGCCAGGGAGCTTGTCCCTGGTGACATCGTCATCATTGAGGAAGGCCACGTTGTTCCCGGCGATGCCCGTCTTATCTGCGACTACGACAACGCCAGGGACGGCTTcgcccagtaccaggctgagcTCAACGCCCAGGACATCACTAGCCCCCGCGGCGAGAAGTACGACtctgacgacgaggatggaaCCCCTCATGTCGGCCACGCTATTGTCGCTATTGACCAGTCTGCCATTACCGGAGAGTCCCTCGCCGTCGACAAGTACATGACCGACACCGTCTACTACACCACCGGATGCAAGCGCGGAAAGGCCTACGGTATCGTCACCCACGGCGCCCAGGCCTCGTTCGTCGGAAAGACCGCCTCGCTGGTCCAGGGTGCCCAGGACCAGGGTCACTTCAAGGCCATCATGAACTCGATCGGTTCTGCCCTCCTCgttctcgtcgtcgtcttcatccTCGCTGCCTGGATTGGTGGCTTCTACCGCCACTTGGCCGTTGCCTACCCCGAGGACAGCTCAGTCAACCTGCTTCACTATGTTCTTATTCTGCTCATCATTGGTGTCCCCGTCGGTCTGCCCGTCGTTACCACCACTACCCTCGCCGTCGGTGCCGCCTACctggccaaggagaaggCTATCGTCCAGAAGCTTACCGCTATTGAGTCGCTTGCTGGTGTCGACATTCTTTGCTCAGACAAGACTGGCACTCTTACCGCTAACCAGCTTTCGGTCCGCGAGCCTTTCGTCATGGAGGGCGTTGACATTAACTGGATGATGGCCGTCGCTGCTCTCGCTTCCAGCCACAACATCAAGTCCCTCGACCCTATCGACAAGATCACCATCCTCACCCTCAAGCGCTAccccaaggccaaggagatCATTTCTGAGGGCTGGACCACCGAGAAGTTCACTCCCTTCGACCCCGTCTCCAAGCGTATCACCTCTATCTGCAACTACAAGGGTGTCAAGTACACTTGCTGCAAGGGTGCCCCCAACGCCGTCCTCGCCATCAGCAACTGCACCGAGGAGCAGAAGCGTCTCTTCAAAGAGAAGGCCACCGAGTTCGCCCGCCGTGGTTTCCGATCGCTCGCTGTCGCCGTCCAGGAGGCCGATGGCCCCTGGCAGATGCTCGGCATGCTTTCCCTCTTCGACCCGCCCCGTGAGGATACCGCCCAGACCATCGCCGAGGCTCAGGCTCTCGGTCTCTCGGTCAAGATGCTTACTGGTGACGCCATCGCTATCGCCAAGGAGACTTGCCGCATGCTTGCCATGGGTACCAAGGTTTACAACTCCGACAAGCTCCTTCACAGCGACATGGCCGGCAGCGCTATCCACGACCTTTGCGAGCGCGCTGACGGTTTCGCCGAAGTTTTCCCCGAGCACAAGTACCAGGTCGTCGAGATGCTTCAGCAGCGTGGCCATCTTACTGCCATGACTGGTGACGGTGTCAACGACGCCCCGTCCCTGAAAAAGTCCGACTGTGGTATCGCTGTCGAGGGTGCCACTGAGGCTGCCCAGGCCGCCGCTGACATTGTCTTCCTCGCCCCCGGTCTCGGAACAATCGTCTCTGCCATCAAGATCTCCCGGCAGATATTCCAGCGCATGAAGGCTTACATCCAGTACCGTATCGCTCTCTGTCTGCATCTCGAGATCTACCTCGTCACGTCCATG ATCGCCATCAACGAGACCGTTCGTGTCGACCTGATCGTCTTCCTCGCCCTGTTCGCTGATCTTGCCACCATCGCCGTCGCCTACGACAACGCTCACTACGAGCGCCGTCCCGTCGAGTGGCAGCTGCCCAAGATCTGGATCATCTCCATCGTCCTCGGTACTCTGCTCGCTATCGGAACCTGGATCCTCCGCGGCACCATGTGGCTCGAGAACGGTGGCATCATCCAGCACTACGGCAGCATCCAGGAGATCCTCTTCCTCCAGATCTCCCTGACTGAGAACTGGCTGATCTTCGTCACCCGTGGCTTCAACACCTTCCCCTCTTGGCAACTCATTGGCGCCATCTTCGGTGTCGACATCCTCGCCTCCCTCTTCGCCGGTTTCGGTTGGTTCTCtggcggcctcggcgagCCTGCCATCCCCGCCAGCTTGGCCAAGAACCTTTCGGAGAACGGTGCCGTCGACATTGTCACCATCGTCCTGGTCTGGATCTACTCCATCGctgtcatcatcgtcattgGTATCGTCTACTACGTCATGACCGGCTGGAAGCGCCTTGACGACCTCGGCCGCAAGAAGCGCTCTGCCCAGGACACCATGATGGAGAACATCCTCACCCACCTGAGCAAGGTCGCCGTCGAGCACGAAATCGACGGTCGTGGCGGTCACCGCTACTACCTTGCCACTAAGCAGATtgtcgaggaggaggagtaa